The Pelmatolapia mariae isolate MD_Pm_ZW linkage group LG10_11, Pm_UMD_F_2, whole genome shotgun sequence genome includes a region encoding these proteins:
- the LOC134635579 gene encoding B-cell receptor CD22-like, which produces MAVWDKNLLWSFMFLLAGAVGVTVIYPFTSTCAVRGSTVTLPCTFTPLKSFSDGQREVPLKIVRVRWCKNHEICQGSTPSVYDSNSANINSRYQYLGDMKTNCTLQIRDVQQGDNATFRFRMEADHPQGHFTNKTGVTVTVVDSTKMRIIRSSDDKKFSRGETVTLLCASVCTFHQLEVTWLKDGHALSENGSSLRLSPQTAEDSGNYTCALKNMKTLSEPYSLQAEAGAGGNLPLIAGVLFVVLLAVIALVLFIIKRKLRAAEGQRAAGGETELKVSY; this is translated from the exons GAGCTGTGGGTGTAACTGTGATCTATCCTTTCACGTCTACCTGTGCTGTCAGAGGATCCACTGTCACCCTCCCCTGCACCTTCACACCTCTGAAGTCTTTCAGTGATGGTCAGAGAGAAGTTCCTCTAAAGATCGTCAGAGTCCGCTGGTGTAAGAACCATGAGATCTGTCAGGGCAGCACTCCGTCTGTGTATGACAGTAACTCAGCAAACATCAATTCTCGTTATCAATATCTGGGAGACATGAAGACAAACTGCACTTTACAGATCAGAGATGTTCAGCAGGGAGACAACGCAACCTTTCGCTTCAGGATGGAAGCTGATCATCCTCAAGGACATTTTACTAACAAGACAGGAGTGACTGTCACAGTTGTTG ATTCGACCAAAATGAGAATAATCCGCTCCAGTGATGATAAAAAGTTCAGCAGAGGTGAAACCGTCACACTGCTCTGTGCTTCAGTCTGCACTTTCCACCAACTGGAGGTCACCTGGTTGAAAGATGGCCACGCCCTCTCAGAGAATGGCTCCTCCCTCCGTCTCAGCCCTCAGACTGCAGAGGATTCTGGGAACTACACCTGTGCTCTGAAGAACATGAAGACTCTCTCTGAGCCGTACAGCCTGCAGGCGGAGGCTGGAG CTGGTGGTAACCTTCCTCTGATAGCTGGTGTGCTGTTTGTTGTCCTGCTGGCTGTGATCGCGCTCGTACTCTTCATCATCAAAAG GAAGCTGAGAGCAGCAGAGGGTCAGAGAGCTGCTGGAGGTGAGACAGAGCTGAAGGTGAGTTACTGA